The Lewinellaceae bacterium nucleotide sequence AAAAACAAAAAAAATGGATTTTTGATACACTTGTATGAATGGTCTGAAAGTCATGCCACAAATCTATTGGATTATTACACTATTTGACCTTTTTTGCAATCATTTTGCACACAATTTACACTAATTTACATTCATTAAGGCGGTAAACAGGGGTGCTGACTTACCTTTAACCCGTGACAGGAGGTCGGTGTATTTCCCATTTTTACAACATTAATAAATTTTTAAACAAATGAAAAATAACTTCGCGACGTTGATTTTACTACTCCTGGCTTTTTCCGGCTTTTCCCAGGAAATGGGCTATGACGTTTTTGGCACTAAAACAAACCCCTATGCAGGTCCGTATTCCATATTAACGCTGGATACCCTGAAAGAGGCGAAAACACTCAGTGATATCAATGCAAAGTATCGGTCATCCTGGGTCGCCAGGTATATTTCTGTCGAAGTTTCTTCGATCTGCGAGGAAGTGATCAAAAAGGCAGTAAGCCAAAACGACACCCTGACCCATGAACAGATGGGCCTTTTGAAAAAGGCTGAAGAGGGCTGCCTAATCAGTGTCGAAGTGGATTACATCCCTTTGAACAACCTGAAATATAATCCTCCCAGGAAGATGGATTTTACATTGACGACGATTCCCATATTCGAAGCCAAATACCCTGGTGGTTACGGAAATTTGAAGGCATACCTTAAGGAAAATATCATGGATAAAATTCCCGAAACATCTCCTGGATCTGTAAAATTTGCAAAAGTAAAATTCAATATTACCGGAAAAGGTCAGGTATCCGACGCTCAAATTTCCAGGACATCCGAAAATGATAAAGTGGATAAATTAATCCTTGAAGCCATTGGCAATATGCCCAAATGGATCCCGGCCCAAGATTCAAAAGGCATGAAAATTACCCAGGCATTTGAGTTTAGCATGGGGACCGACCTGCTTAGGTGCGATTATCAATATTAACATTTCGTATTGCACTCCAACAGATCATTTTCCTCCTCCTGCCAATGATATTAAAAAGGGGTTGTTAGCTATGGCTAATGAAAGCCAAGGAGAGCGTCCCACCCAAAACCATACCTGCCGGGAATTTGCTTCCGAATAGAATGGTTGAAGCTAAACTCCATTCTGATTGGGGTTTGGTTTATACAGGCGTTGAGGGAGCGAGGATACCTCTGAATGCAGACTACGGCAGTTCAATTGATCTACAATTTGGGATGAAACAAAGTAGAACCTATCCTTTTTTACAGCCTAAATTCGATTCCGGAATTATTTTTTTTTTAAAACTTTGCCATTTCTTACCTAACTTTCCGGCTTTTAAATATGCTTGTGATAAAGAGAACCTACCTTTGTTTCCATTTAAAATTCAAGCCAGCTTAACCTGATATTAATGCAAAAATTTTTAAACCTCCCCCTGATCTGTATTTTAATGTCAACGATCATCCCTTCGAAAATAAATTCGCAGGTGGTCATCAACGAATTCATGGCAGCTAATTCCTCTGCCATATACGACCCTGAAAATGGAGAAAGCGCAGACTGGATAGAACTTTACAACACCGCCGACAGCACCGTTGACCTAAGCGGGTATTACCTGACCGATAACCTGAGTGACGAGACCAAATGGCCCATCCCCGCAGGTACGATCATTCCTGCGAATGGTTTCCTGATTTTCTGGGCCGACGGAACCGATTCGGGAATGCATACCCTTTACAAACTGAGCAGTGCGGGAGAAGAAATCGGGCTCTACGATCATGATCTCAACCTGGTGGATGGATTCGTTTATGCATTGCAGGAAACCAATATCAGTTATGGCCGGGAGACTGACGGCAGTCTAAACTGGGCCTGGTTTTCCGAATCAACCCCAAATGCTTCCAATAGCAGCTCAACACCCTATGCCGGGATCACCTATAATGAACCTTACTTTTCCGTTAAAGGAGGATTTTACCAATCGCCTCAATCGGTAGCGCTCTCCACTCTCGACGGTGAAATCCATTATACCTTAGACGGCCGAACCCCTACCATCAATGATCCCATTTACACTGCGCCTATCAGCTTTAACGAATCCACCTTTATCAGGGCGAGGGTCTTTATTCCCGGTTTTATTCCGGGGCCAACGAAAACACATTCTTACTTTTTTGAGGCCACGTTCGCGGAACGAGGCCTTCCTGTGGTTTCCCTGGTCACCGATCCTGATCTGTTTTGGGATCCGGTTATTGGCATTTATGTCCAGAATTTCAAACCCGATTGGGAACAACCGGTGAATATAGAATTCTTTGAAAATGACGGCAACAACCGGGCCGTTTTCAACGAAAGAGCCGGGGTAAAAATCAACGGCCAAAACAGCTGGGAACTGCCGCAGAAAATGCTGGGCATTTATTTTAGAGGAGAATACGGTGTAGGAAAACTGGACTACCCGCTATTCCATGACAGGTCGCGGTCGTCATTCGATGATATTATCCTGCGCGCGGGAGGAAGTGACTGGTCATTCACCCTCATGCGGGATGCCCTCTGCCAATCCCTAACCCAGGAAAATGCCCCGATCGCCTACCAGGGATTCAGACAAAGCATCATGTTTCTGAATGGAGAATATATGGGCATTCACAATTTGAGATCCAGGACAAATGATGGGTTTATTGAAGAAAATTATGGTCTGGAATCAGGAACTTACGACCTGATCGCCAACGACGGACAGGTGGAAGAAGGATCAGACGCTCAATACCACCTCATGGATTCACTTTTTAATCTGGACTTGAGTATCCAAAGCAATTTCGATTCCCTTAGCAACATAGTAGACGTCCAGAATTATACCGACTACTGGATCAGTGAAATATGGAGCAGCAACAGCAGCTGGGGACATAATGTGAAACTTTGGAAACCCAAAAACGGAGGCAAATGGCAGTTCATTTTCGGAGATCTCGATCGGGGATTTTCCGGAAGCACCAACGACCCCATTGAAGGATTTTCAAACCCGGTAGGAAACAGCAGTTATGATTACGCCCGGATATGGCTGCAACACATGTTGGCCAACCAGGCGTATGCCGCCTACTTTGCCCAAAGATTCAATGACCATGTTTATACCTCTTTTCACCCGGTAAGGGTCAATCAGGTTATTGATGCTTTTGTCAGCCCGTTATTGCCGGAAATAGCTTATCACGTCGACAGATGGAGCGGTACCACTTCCAATTACGGGAACGGCATCTCTTCGGTATCTTTTTGGGAACAGGAAGTGCTTAAATTGCGTGATTTCGCGAACCAGCGCCAGGGATTCATCATGTCCAATATCCAGTCCAGGTTCGGACTCGGTCAGTTGGCTACCCTTGGAGCAAACAGTACTCCCATTGAAGGGGGCGGAATAAAAATCAATACCTTTAAAATTCCGGAACTTCCATGGAGCGGCCCCTATTTCGAGGACATGCCCCTTACATTCACAGCCGTTCCCAATCCGGGGTACGAATTTACTGGCTGGTCGGCAAACGAGTTTCAGCAAATCATCTCCCTGGAAGAAGCCTGGAAATACAATGATCTCGGCGAGGATCTTGGTACTTCCTGGACAGGGTTGGGCTACAACGACAGCTCATGGTCGGAAGGAAATGCTGAATTAGGATACGGCGATGGGGATGAAACGACCGTCGTCTCTTATGGCAGCAACTCCAACAACAAACAGATCACCACCTATTTCAGAAAGGCTTTCGAATATAGCGGTACGGAGGAAACTCTTCCCTCTCTGCTTAAAATTCGTCGGGATGACGGAGCCGTAATTTACCTTAATGGAACCGAAATTGCCAGGACCAATATGCCCTCAGGATCTGTAACCTATAACACACAAGCGACCACAGCCGTTAGCGGAACCGATGAATCCAACTTACAGGAATTTCTTGTGGAAGTGCCCCTTTTGAATGGTACCAATGTGATTGCTGTCGAAATTCATCAAGCCAATGGCCAAAGTTCAGACATCAGTTTTGACCTCTCCTTTTCCCTCCAAACCCCTACAACCAATATCATTTCCACCAACTTAACCCTACCCATCAACCTAACGGGAAATGCTTCCTATACGGCTCATTACGAAACTACCGGAGCATGCCTGCTGCCCGCACAAATTACCCAAAACACCACGCTAACCATTGATTGCTCCCCTTATTTGACCAGTGGTGATGTGGTGGTAATGCCGGAAGTTTCTCTAAATATAGATCCGGGGGTCGAAATATGGTTCCCGGAAAAGGCACGCCTCATCATCCGGGGAGCCCTCCAGGTGAATGGAACGGAAGACCTGGGCGTCCTATTAAAAGAGAATGCCGAATACGGAGCATCTTCCTGGGGCAACATCACCTTCCAAAATGCCACCGGCGCCAGCCATCTCAATTACCTCGAAGTGCGCAATGCCACCCAGGGAATACACCCGGTGCATAACCATGCCGCAATAACCGGATGGTACAGTGAAGTGGTTATGGATCACGTGACATTGGTAAATAATTTCAGCAATCCTATTTTTGCCGAGTATTCCGACATTACGCTGACCAATAGCACTCTACATTCCGACGTGATCGGTGACCTGATCAACGTCAAGTATGGGGATGCTTATGTCAGTGATTGTACTTTCACCGGAAATGACCGACCCGATACCGATGCGGTGGACTACGATGAAGTGGTGGACGGGGTCATCAGAAATTCATCCATTGAAGGATTTTATGGTTTCAATAGCGACGGTGTGGACCTGGGAGAGGAAAGTCAAAATATATTGATTGAAAATTGTTTCATCAATGATTGCACCGACAAAGGCATTTCGATAGGGCAACGCTCTGATGCCGTGATTCAAAACAACACCATTGTCAATTGCAACCTCGGGATCGGCATCAAAGACCTGGGAGCGGCAGTGGTGGACCATACTACTTTTTATTCCAATGTCAGGGCCTTATCAGCTTTCGAAAAAAATCCAGGCTTTGGGGGAGGGTACGTTTCCGTAAAAAATTCCATCCTGTCGAACTCCAGCGATTCGCCCATGTTTGTGGATGACAAGTCGACCGGAACGGCTGAAAACAACTTATACGATACAGACATATTATTCGGTACCAACAATACCTGGGCAGATCCAATATTCGAAGCTCCTACCAATTACCATTTTCAATTACAGCCTACCTCCCCTGCCCTGTCGGCCGGGTTGGACGGAGAAAATGTGGGCACCCTCGATTTCCGTTTTTATGCTTCCCCGAAAATAATGATCTCCGATATTCAGTATTTCCATCCCGAGGATGCCGACAAGGAATTCATCAGGATTCTGAATTCCGGTTCAGAATTTACGGATATCGGAGGTTATATGATCTCCGTGGGCATCTATTTCATTTTTCCGGAAGGAACCATGATCGCCCCCGGTGAAAAGGTAACCCTGGTCCGTGACCTTAATCTTTTCCCCGATCTGGCAGGTCAGGTTTTTGAATGGACTTCCGGGCAGCTGGCCAACGAAGGAGAGTTGCTTTTGTTGAGCGATAACTATGGTATCATTTTGGATCATGTTTACTTCAGTCCGATAGCCCCGTGGCCATCGTCCACTTTTCCTGACGAATATATTACCCTCAAATCGCCCTTGCTGGACAACCACTTTGGCACAAGCTGGAAGCTGGAAAGTCCAATAGTAAGCCTTGAAGAACCCGAAAATTCCACCGTGAACATTTCCCCCAACCCGGTTAGTACCTGGTTAACCTGTTCTGCAACAGAAAGGATCAGGGAGATCAAAGTCTACAATAGCCTGGGGCAATTGATCATGGAACGGAAATCAAATTCAATGGTGCTGGAATTGAACGTCAGTGCGTTGAGCCCTGGCCTGTTTACGATTCTGATCAATGGGCAGGTTACCTCAAGGTTCGTTAAATATTAAGGGTCAAAATTCATTCGGGAAAATCATGGATAAAACCTTATATTGCTCAAAATTTTTAAATTAAATACCTTTTTGTTATGACAAAAAACAACAAATTTCCTTTTAGCAGATACCATTTTATTTTCCTGATGGTTATCGCCGTTATTTCGCCTTTTTGTAAAACAGCCCAAAAAGCTGTTAGTACGACGACGACTCCGACGCTCTCCTTTGAGCAAAATATTTTGCCTATTATGACTCAAAGTTGCACCCCTTGCCATTTCCCTGAAACGGGACGCAAAAAAATGCTCGACACCTATGATGCAGTAAAAGATAATATCGTCGATATTATGGCCCGTGTTCAGCTCCCGCAGGATGATCCAAAGTTTATGCCTTTCAAAGGGAAAAAACCGGCTTTAACAGAAGCGGAAATCAACCAGTTTAAAGAATGGGTGGCTCAGGGTATGCCGAAATAGAAGCAACCTAGGTAAATCTGACTTTGCTTTGAGCCTGTCTCAATAGTCATTTAGAAGAATGGTGATCAAATGTCAATTCATCAATGCGTTTCCAACGGTTGAATCAGTTGGGATAGCGTTCCATTTTTATTGAAATTGAATAATATTTTAAGCTATTTTTCACTAAGCTACTTTTGAGACGGTCTCAAAGGCTATTTCCTTTGGGATGGTTAACCAACCTGCTTGAAAAAAGAAAAACCGGCTTGAATTTAGTTCACTTCAATTTTTCTTTCTAATTGCAAGGTATAACATTCATTGGAAACCCTTTGTATAATCAGGTACGATCCATTTTCATTGTAGACATGTTTGGGATCCGTTTCCTCGGTGGTATCCCCATCTCCAAAATGCCATTGAATTGACCGATAATTTTGGGCTCTGTTGACCAATTCCAGTGCCTTATTTTGGAGAATCAAATCAAAACCCGTTTGCATTTCAGGGTATATGGGGGCCCACCTCCATTTATTCAAATTATTCAGAACCACCTGTGAGGCACTCAGCTCAATTACCCTTCTTTCTTCATCAGGTAACTGCATTTTAAGCGGACAATTCATCGGGCTAACCCCAAAAATACTGGCATAAAATGTACAGGCTGATAAATAGGAACCTAACAAGGAAGGATGATGAAGATCCGCATTGTATAAATTAAGCCCTGGGTTTTTAAAAAAAACGTCTTCCCAAACCATTCCTACAGGAGCAATACTCGCCGAAAAAATATCTGAAAACCGAAGGTATTCTTTTTCAATCACTTCCTGCATCAATTGATAAGAAGAGATAGGTTGCCAACGAGGATTACCATTCTTATACCCCCAGGTCATATAAAAAATAATTTTTGCACATGGGTTATTGTCCATAATGCTGTCAATGATCTGTCTTGCGAAAGGCAACGTCTTTTGGTTAATCACAGACTCAGGTTGAGCAAATTCATCACTATGGCCCTGGATAACCACAAAGTCCCATTTTCGTGATTTTATTTTGTCGTAAGTGCCTTTTTGACGGGCATGATAAGATAGATTTTGCCCCTGCTTAACCAGTGTGTCGACAAAGACTTTTTTTCCAAATGAATCGGAAATGTCTCTGAATATAAAGGGCATATCATTGAAAAAAGTAAAACTGTTTCCGATAAATAAAACCGATTTTTCATGCTGATTTTGCCCAAATCCAAAGGTCAGAAAAGTCAGGAAAAAAATAGTAAACACATACCTCATAAGTGGATAATAATCGTAAAATAAAATGAAATTATTCTAAATCTGATCATAATAAGGGAAAAGGTAAACAAAAAAAGGCCAATGTTTTAGTCGTATTTAATCAGCCCAAAAAATAATTTCTTTAAGACTCCCGGGCCACCTTTATTTTCCTTGAATGTACCCACACAGGTACAAAAACGAGGAAAAACATAAAAAGGCAGATCAGCTCACAAATCAGCAGGTACCAGGGCCACGGTCCAAGAAAATCGAGCAAAGAGGCCGTTGGAGGTTTGCCCAATACATATACATAATTCGATCCGATCAACAGGTTGATAATAAGAATGAATACGACATACCCCTGAAGCGCCAAAAAGGCTCTCCAAATGCTGCGGAAGGTGGGTTTAAGATCAAAAACGACCGTGGTGTAAACGGCAAAGACCACCAGCCCCGCATGAACAAACCAATATTTAAAAAAGATGAAATTGGGAAAACCGTTATACAGATAAGGTGTGATAATGGCCTGAACGGTCCCTGCCAAAATCCAGAAGTAAAGTACCTCATGGATTTTCCGGGTAGGGTTCCACATCAAAAAAGGAAGCAAAAAAGCCGTAATATTACATATATCCAGCGGCAGGTCCGTTTTGTAATTGAAATCTCCCAGCCACCACAGGATAACAGTAGAAAGTAATACCCAAAACGAAATCGTTATAGCCATGGCTCTCGACAACATGAGCTGCTGAGGGGCATTGATAAATCGTTTGGCAAACCAGGGAAGGATGACCGCCAAAGAGATCATCAGTAAAATCACCGCAAGGTGTTGCGGGCCAAAAAGCGAAAAATCCTGGTTGTATGCAATGAAATCAGTGTGCTCCATTTCTGAAGTTTTTACAATTCCAGAACAAAATAGTAAATAAATCGAAAAAAGTCTGCTTTGCATGGCAAAACAGCCCCGGCCAATAAAATAACTTGTATTTTGAACCCGAATCAGGAAAGGACCTTTTAACCTTTCACTAATACAATACAATACAATACAATACAATACAATACAATATGTACAGGACAGGAGCCATCGGGGCACTACTTGATATATACCAACAATCTATTTCATCCCTAAAAGAGGTCATCTCTGCCATTCCCGATGAGGAATTAACCATTGTTTACGATCCTCACACCGCCGATGAAGATTGCAGGTCGATCCAGACCATTTTAACCCATGTGGTATATTCGGGATTGGGCTATGCCACCAGCATCAGTAACCATAAAGGAGACGCCCATTCCAGGCCGGAAAAAGCCTTCCATTTGAGTGTAAAGGAATATTTGGATGATTTGGATCAGGTTTTTCAATTTACCGAAAAAGTTTTCAGTAGATTACATGACAATGAACTGGAACAGGCGGATCCCTCCCAAAAGATCAAAACCGGTTGGGGGCAATTCTACGATATTGAACAATTAACAGAACACGCCATCGTACATATTTTACGCCACAAGAGACAAATTGAGCGTTTTTTAATTAAATAAATAATAATATTGTCCCCACCCTAGTGGAAATCCAGAGACATTTTTATTTCTTGTGCTTTATTGGTTGACTGTGCACACTTTTCTGAACCAATACCCCTAAATAAAACCTTTTTTAAGCTTTTCAATTATCCTAAATACCATGATCAAAATTTATGAAATTAACCATAGGTAGAGTTGACAAGGCCGATTTTCCTGAATTACATCTAACTGAAATAGATATAAAAGTGGATACCGGCGCCTATACTTCTGCCATACACTGTAACCAAATTGAAGAGGTGGAAGGAGAAAATGGAGATAAATACATCAAATTTACACTTTTAGACCCCTCACATTCCCACTATAATGAAAAAGAATTCATTGTAAAAAAGTACAAAAAGAAAAAAGTAAAAAGTTCCTTTGGCACTTCTGAACAGCGATTTGTCATAAGCACTGAAATTCAGCTTTTTAATGAAACCTTTCCAATTGAACTAACCCTAAGCGAAAGAGGTGAAATGAAGTATCCTGTTTTACTCGGAAGAAAGCTTTTGGCGAGAAAATTTATTGTTGATCCATCAAAAAGAAATCTTTCCTTTAAATCGAAAAATAAAAAGACATGAAAATTGCGATTTTATCCAGAAATCCAAATTTGTATTCGACCAGGAGGCTTTTGGAAGCAGCCGAAAAAAGAGGCCATGAAGCAATTGTCGTGGATCACCTGAAATGTATCATAGAAATCGAAAAAAAAAGCCCGAAAGTTTACTATAAAGGTGCCTACCTGGATGATATTGATGCCATTGTCCCAAGAATAGGCGCCTCTGTTACTTTTTACGGAACAGCAGTAGTTCGTCAATTTGAAATGATGAAGGTATTTTCTGCGGTTGAATCCCAGGCCCTGGTAAGGTCCAGAGATAAACTTCGTAGTTTACAGATATTGGCCCGGGCAGGAGTAGGTTTACCTAAAACCGTATTCACCAATTATAGCAAAGAGGTCGACCACCTGGTGGACTCTGTTGGTGGAGTACCCATCGTTTTAAAGCTTTTGGAAGGAACACAGGGGTTAGGCGTTGTTTTAGCAGAAACACAAAATGCAGCCACTTCTATTCTGGAAGCATTTAATGGGCTGAACGCCAGAGTTATCGCCCAGGAGTTTATAAAAGAAGCCGGAGGAGCTGATATTAGGGTATTTATTGTTGATGGCAAAATAGTAGGCGCCATGAAACGCCAGGGAAAAAAAGGAGAATTCCGCTCGAATCTTCACAGGGGAGGCAGTGCTTCCATTATTGAACTAACCGATGAAGAAGAGAAAGCGGCCCTCAAAGCAGCCAAAGCGATGGGCTTAGGCATTGCAGGCGTGGATATGTTGCAATCGTCACATGGGCCCCTGATCCTCGAGGTCAATTCATCTCCAGGTTTAGAAGGGATTGAAACGGCCACCAAAACCGATATTGCCAAGGAAATAATCCGGTATTTAGAATTAAATGTAGAATAAGATGTTCAAAATACTGGGGAAAGAAATTAAAAGAGGAACCAGCACAGTAATTGATTTAGAAGTAGCCAAACTCCATACTCGCACCCCTTTAAAAATACCGGTCATTGTAGAACGAGCTAAAAAAGACGGACCCGTTTTACTTTTAATAGCCGGCATTCATGGGGACGAAGTTAACGGAGTTGGAATTATTCGGGAAATTATTCGCAAAAAATACAATAAACCTTCCCGGGGCATTGTGATTTGTATTCCCGTGTTTAACATTTTCGGTTATCTTATCCAAACGCGCGAATTTCCGGATGGAAGAGACTTAAACAGGGTATTTCCCGGTACAGAATCCGGATCTTTGGCAAGCCAGTTCGCTTATGCGTTCTCAAAAGAAATAGCTCCCCTGGTAGATTATGTAATTGATTTTCACACCGGAGGAGCTGACAGAGAAAATGCCCCCCAGGTGAGGTGTGTACTTTCCGAAACAAAAGCATTTGAACTGGCTAAAATATTTGGTGCCCCCTTTATCATACAATCCAATTATATTGCCAAATCTGTTAGAGAAATGGTCAATAAATTAGGGAAAACCTCTTTGCTTTTTGAAGGAGGTAAATCAAAGGAATTAGATGATAAAATCATTAGTTGTGGCGTTAATGGCACCTACAATGTGATGAAATACCTGGGTATGCATGAAGGCAAGCTGACTGTTCCTTTAGATTCTATTATTGTGTCCAAATCAAAATGGATCAGAGCCCCTTTTTCCGGGATGTTCAAATTAAAGGTGGCTAATGGAAGCAGAGTCCATAAGAAGGATGTTTTGGGAGTGATCCAGGATCCATTCGGATCATTTGAAAAAAACGTCAAAGCTCCTTTTGATTGTTTTGTCTTTTGTGTTAACACCTCACCCGTAATCAATAAAGGAGATGCCCTATTTCATGTGAGTGTCGAGAGTGAATCAAAAGTATCAGCAGATGAATAAAAAACTATCCCCTCAGTACTGTCACCGACCCTGAGAATTGTCTTTCTTTGCCATCGTCCATAACGATACGGACCACATAAACAAACACGCCCGGATTCACAACTACTCCTCTGTTTTTGCCATCCCAGGCAGTGCCGTTGAAGATTTTTGCCCCCCATCTGTCATAAATGGTGAGGTCAAGGGATTCAATTTCTCCGAGCGGACCATTTACCGTAAACAGGTCATTAATGCCGTCATCATTCGGTGAAAATACATTTGGTATGAAAATATTGTAAAATTCAAGTTGCAAAAGCACCAGGCTGTCACACCCAAAATAAGAAACCAGGGTAGCCCAATGATCCCCTTCCTGATCAAAATTATAATGATCCAGTTGATAACTTTCTCCTTCAAATATTTTGGCACTGATGGTGTCTGAAAGGGCCTCCAGCACTGAAAGGTCCAATGAAACAATGCTGTCGCAATTGTCGGCCGTTTTCAGGGTATCAATATAAAAGCCACTCTCAGTGAGTTGTTTGTTGCCAAAGGTGTAGAACTCTTCGTTACAGATCGTTTCGGTAAGGTGTTCCGTAAACACGGGGATATCGTGCAGGTAAGCCTTGGTTACGCGGCACAAGCCATCCTCATCTTCAATTTTGACCTGGTAAGTGCCTTCTCCATACATTTGGGTGATTTGTGGAAAGGTCTCACCGATCAGGGCGATTCCGTCTTTAAACCATTGGTAAGAAAGTTCCGGGTTATCCGGAACCTCCAACAGGAATGTCTCCGAGCAAGGATGGGCGATTTCATTTATTTTAAATTCAAATGACCGGATGTCTGCCAATATCAAATGATCAAAAAAGTAATAGGTACTAACAGGATTATTCACCGCGGGGCAGGCAGGTCCAATGGCAATTGCGGCAATATCTTCATTTGGCGTAACTTCAATAAAAGTCTTGACCCATTTGTTTCCCGTGCCGCCATTAACGTAAACAGCCCCCAATTTCACCCAATCAGGTCCATTGGTCGGGCATCCAAAAGCATCATTTCCTGTTCCAAAAGGAAGGTAGTCACAACTGCCGGTTCCAAAAAAAGTAATATCAATAGGGGGCGAAATAGCGGCATTGACGAAACCTACATAAAATTCAAACCGATAAGAGGTTCCTGCTTCCAGCGGCCCAAGCAGGCAGGCTCCAGCGTATTCCTTCCAGTTTCGTTCAGGCGTGTTATCATTTCTCACCCTCCCGTCCCGAAACCCCATAGCTCCCTCCCCGTCCGGGAAAGGAAGCGGCGGCGGAAATTCATCCCACCCCATCCAACCGCACGTATGCAGATAATCGGTAGTAGGTTCAGATGCCTGGATCCAGCCTGTGGCACAATCCAACTGGCTGCGGTCGTGCGGGCAACAATCCATCTCTTCAAAAGAAGGGTTGGGAATCAGGGATACAGGTTCAATCTCCTGGCATTCACAATCTGGATCATTCAGGTCGATCAGGCCATCCCCATCATCATCGATCGCATTATCGCAGATTTCTTCCACAAATGGTTTTAGGCCTGCATCCATTGAGATGAAACCCCAATAGCTAAAAGCCAACAAGGTGATCAGGACTTTTATGCCCGGGCTGGTGTTTTGTGGAAAATTCATTATTCAATTTACGAAAAATTTGATGAAACGAAAAAATATATTTTATCCCTATATCGGGTTGCCGACTGATTTCAAGGAAAAGACTTGATCACTCAACCCTTGTCAATAGAGTTAGGATTAACAATTATTGGAAAAATGAAAAGTGAACTATTGAAAATTAAGTGTAATTTGAACCTGAATCCCGTGAAGTCCCATGAAACTCATCCCGTTCAAAAGTTTCAAATCACACAAACGTTAAAAAAATAAACTGATGAAACGCAGAAATTTTCTTTCCGGGGCAATGGCATTGTACCACATCTCCATTTTTACAAAAATAAAAACAGCTATCTTTATGAGAACAGACAAAGGATTTAAAGTAAAGGCAGGCGAAGCAAGATTCGGCGAGCACTATAAAATGAAGGGCGTCACCCTGAATACACTGGACATAAAAATATCCACTGAGGATACTGAAGGTGATCTGGCTGTTTTTGAACAAACGGGATTAACCCCCAATGGTGGACCGCCTTTGCACATTCACCCTTTTCAGGACGAATGGTTTTATGTTATTGAAGGAGAATATTTGTTCCAGGTGGGTGAGGATAGATACGAAATGAAAGCAGGAGACACCATTTTTTTGCCAAGAAACGTTCAACATGCCTTTCTTCAATTGACAGAGACCGGTAAAATGATCGTTTCATACCTGCCCGCCGGAAAAATGG carries:
- a CDS encoding TonB family protein translates to MKNNFATLILLLLAFSGFSQEMGYDVFGTKTNPYAGPYSILTLDTLKEAKTLSDINAKYRSSWVARYISVEVSSICEEVIKKAVSQNDTLTHEQMGLLKKAEEGCLISVEVDYIPLNNLKYNPPRKMDFTLTTIPIFEAKYPGGYGNLKAYLKENIMDKIPETSPGSVKFAKVKFNITGKGQVSDAQISRTSENDKVDKLILEAIGNMPKWIPAQDSKGMKITQAFEFSMGTDLLRCDYQY
- a CDS encoding CotH kinase family protein: MQKFLNLPLICILMSTIIPSKINSQVVINEFMAANSSAIYDPENGESADWIELYNTADSTVDLSGYYLTDNLSDETKWPIPAGTIIPANGFLIFWADGTDSGMHTLYKLSSAGEEIGLYDHDLNLVDGFVYALQETNISYGRETDGSLNWAWFSESTPNASNSSSTPYAGITYNEPYFSVKGGFYQSPQSVALSTLDGEIHYTLDGRTPTINDPIYTAPISFNESTFIRARVFIPGFIPGPTKTHSYFFEATFAERGLPVVSLVTDPDLFWDPVIGIYVQNFKPDWEQPVNIEFFENDGNNRAVFNERAGVKINGQNSWELPQKMLGIYFRGEYGVGKLDYPLFHDRSRSSFDDIILRAGGSDWSFTLMRDALCQSLTQENAPIAYQGFRQSIMFLNGEYMGIHNLRSRTNDGFIEENYGLESGTYDLIANDGQVEEGSDAQYHLMDSLFNLDLSIQSNFDSLSNIVDVQNYTDYWISEIWSSNSSWGHNVKLWKPKNGGKWQFIFGDLDRGFSGSTNDPIEGFSNPVGNSSYDYARIWLQHMLANQAYAAYFAQRFNDHVYTSFHPVRVNQVIDAFVSPLLPEIAYHVDRWSGTTSNYGNGISSVSFWEQEVLKLRDFANQRQGFIMSNIQSRFGLGQLATLGANSTPIEGGGIKINTFKIPELPWSGPYFEDMPLTFTAVPNPGYEFTGWSANEFQQIISLEEAWKYNDLGEDLGTSWTGLGYNDSSWSEGNAELGYGDGDETTVVSYGSNSNNKQITTYFRKAFEYSGTEETLPSLLKIRRDDGAVIYLNGTEIARTNMPSGSVTYNTQATTAVSGTDESNLQEFLVEVPLLNGTNVIAVEIHQANGQSSDISFDLSFSLQTPTTNIISTNLTLPINLTGNASYTAHYETTGACLLPAQITQNTTLTIDCSPYLTSGDVVVMPEVSLNIDPGVEIWFPEKARLIIRGALQVNGTEDLGVLLKENAEYGASSWGNITFQNATGASHLNYLEVRNATQGIHPVHNHAAITGWYSEVVMDHVTLVNNFSNPIFAEYSDITLTNSTLHSDVIGDLINVKYGDAYVSDCTFTGNDRPDTDAVDYDEVVDGVIRNSSIEGFYGFNSDGVDLGEESQNILIENCFINDCTDKGISIGQRSDAVIQNNTIVNCNLGIGIKDLGAAVVDHTTFYSNVRALSAFEKNPGFGGGYVSVKNSILSNSSDSPMFVDDKSTGTAENNLYDTDILFGTNNTWADPIFEAPTNYHFQLQPTSPALSAGLDGENVGTLDFRFYASPKIMISDIQYFHPEDADKEFIRILNSGSEFTDIGGYMISVGIYFIFPEGTMIAPGEKVTLVRDLNLFPDLAGQVFEWTSGQLANEGELLLLSDNYGIILDHVYFSPIAPWPSSTFPDEYITLKSPLLDNHFGTSWKLESPIVSLEEPENSTVNISPNPVSTWLTCSATERIREIKVYNSLGQLIMERKSNSMVLELNVSALSPGLFTILINGQVTSRFVKY
- a CDS encoding TIGR02206 family membrane protein, which translates into the protein MEHTDFIAYNQDFSLFGPQHLAVILLMISLAVILPWFAKRFINAPQQLMLSRAMAITISFWVLLSTVILWWLGDFNYKTDLPLDICNITAFLLPFLMWNPTRKIHEVLYFWILAGTVQAIITPYLYNGFPNFIFFKYWFVHAGLVVFAVYTTVVFDLKPTFRSIWRAFLALQGYVVFILIINLLIGSNYVYVLGKPPTASLLDFLGPWPWYLLICELICLFMFFLVFVPVWVHSRKIKVARES
- a CDS encoding DinB family protein, encoding MYRTGAIGALLDIYQQSISSLKEVISAIPDEELTIVYDPHTADEDCRSIQTILTHVVYSGLGYATSISNHKGDAHSRPEKAFHLSVKEYLDDLDQVFQFTEKVFSRLHDNELEQADPSQKIKTGWGQFYDIEQLTEHAIVHILRHKRQIERFLIK